The Eulemur rufifrons isolate Redbay chromosome 29, OSU_ERuf_1, whole genome shotgun sequence DNA window CCATAAGCCACCCGCTGGCTTCTGTCCCATGGTTGGTGTTGGGGCAGTTTGAGAGCTGTAGGAGGGGACAGGGGATCAGGTTTTGGGGCCTGGGCTGTATGTGAAGGAATGcactttcctcccacctccctctccggTCCTGTGTGTCTCCAGGAAGCACGCTAGGCTGTACACCCCCAGTCTTGCGCAAGCGGCAGCCCCACCCGGGAGCAGGGTGGAGGCTGGGGCCATGGTGGGTGCCCTGAAGATGCCCCATGGCTACTGAGGGGGCTGCCCGGCCAGGGAGCAGAGCGGCGGGCATGGTGTGCAGCCTGGGGGTCCTGCTCCTGGTGTCTTCAGTTCTAGCCCTGGAAGGTAAGAGAGAGGGGAGACAGGTGAACCCCTGCCTGCCAGTAGAGACCCAGCGCCGGCGGGAAGTGGGAAAgattcagaaaaggaagaaaagagtgaAGACATCAAAAGAGGGAAGGGCACAGGGAGGACAACCAGGCCCTGTGTCAGGTGTGTCAGAGGAGGGGTCCTGGCGGATGCTGTGCTGCTGCTGGCAGAGTGAGTGGACAGGGAGGGAAGTCCCTCTGTTCCCACTAGGACTGGAACGGGGGCCAGCACGCTGGctggaggcttggccactgtgcgCCCCTCTTGTCTCTGGGCAGAGGTATTGCTGGACACCACGGGAGAGACATCTGAGATTGGCTGGCTCACCTACCCGCCAGGAGGGGTGAGTGTCACTCTCTAATTCTGAGCCCCCATTCCCTGGAGAGTGGAACTCAGGAAGGAAACCCTGGGCAGAGATGGGTGGGGtaagacccccccccccgccagctcTAGAGGAGCAGGGTTTCAGGGTCTCCTCTCCCTGCTTTGCTTGTTATTAGTTTTAAGTCTCAGTAGAAGAGCTATGTCCCCatgtcccctccctgtcccctctcctcccctactCCCCACCCAAGCCCTGAGCCCCCAGTGCTCCCCTGGCCCTCCCTGCAGTGGGACGAGGTGAGCGTTCTGGACGACCAGCGACGCCTGACTCGGACCTTCGAGGCTTGCCACGTGGCAGGGGCCCCTCCAGGCACCGGGCAGGACAATTGGCTGCAGACCCACTTCGTGGAGCGGCGAGGGGCCCAGAGGGTGCACATCCGACTGCACTTCTCCGTGCGGGCGTGCTCCAGCCTGGGCGTGAGCGGGGGCACCTGCCGGGAGACCTTCACCCTTTACTACCGCCAGGCTGAGGAGCCCGACAGCCCTGGCAGCGTGCCAGCCTGGCACCTCAAACGCTGGACCAAGGTGGACACAATTGCAGCTGATGAGAGCTTCCccccttcatcctcctcctcctcctcctccttggcgTGGGCTGTGGGACCCCACGGGGCTGGGCAGCGGGCCGGGCTGCAGCTGAACGTCAAAGAGAGGAGCTTCGGGCCTCTCACCCAGCGTGGTTTCTACGTGGCCTTCCAGGACACAGGGGCCTGCCTGGCCCTCGTCGCAGTGAGGCTCTTCTCCTACACCTGCCCCTCCGTGCTCCGGGCCTTTGCCTCCTTTCCAGAGACGCAGGCCAGCGGGGCCGGGGGGGCCTCCCTGGTGGCAGCCGTGGGCACCTGTGTGGCTCACGCAGAGCCAGAGGAGGATGGAGTGGGGGGCCAGGCGGGGGGCAGCCCCCCCAGGCTGCACTGCAATGGGGAGGGCAAGTGGATGGTGGCCGTCGGGGGCTGCCGCTGCCAGCCTGGACACCAGCCTGCGCGAGGGGACAAGGCCTGCCAAGGTGAGAGCCCACTGCCCTGCACTTGCCCACGACCCCACACTGCCCTCCTGCCCCCTACTTCTGGCTCCTCTCCTGAACACCCCAAAAGGTCTTGTCCCCAAAAGGTCAGGAATAAGCCATCATAGAAAAGGACCTCTGTTTTCCCCGATTTTATTTCCTAAAGTACTCAAATTTACTGTCACTCACTCATCTGAAATTTCAGGAACCATCTGGAGCCTCTCAGAGCAATTGCTGAGGGGCCCAGGGCTCTGGGTCTGAGAAATGATGGAGATCAAAGGTGTTAGACTCCCcagttgcctggggctggggtcttTTGTCCTCATTCACGGgtcagtgggggaggggaccaCCAGCTGAGCAGAACGAGACTGCtaggcctccccctcccccacagaggGAGGTTATGCAACAAGCCAGAGACACCCACCTCTGCCGCTGGGCCTGCCTTAGCCCCCCgcacctccctttctccttcagtAGAAATGCGGCTCTGGCCCAGCAAACGCAGAAGGAATCTCTGCGAGGGGAGAGTGAGTGGGGTGAGGtctgggaaagaagagagaaccAGCGCTGGTGGGGAGAAGGTGGTGAGGCCACCTGTGTGCAGGTGTTCTGGGCACTCAGGGCGGGTGGGTGGGCTGAGCGTGACACCCACTGTCCTCTCTGACTCCTCAGCCTGTCCCCGGGGGCTCTACAAGCCCCATCCTGGAGATGCCCCCTGCTCACCCTGCCCGGCCCGAAGCCACGCTGCCACCCCCGCGGCGCCCGTTTGCCCCTGCCTCCAGGGCTTCTACCGCGCCAGTTCCGACCCACCAGAGGCCCCCTGCACTGGTGAGTCCCTCACCCAGCCCGGTGAGGAGAAGAGACTGGGAGGGCGACCACAGTACGGAGCCTGTGGGCGACACTATGGGGACTTTGCATTTGGAGTGACTtctctttctcctgttttcttggtgtcctcctcaccctgccccccactcccctTCCTGGTCCTCCTCctgtctttctcctctcccacctgcccccactgctccCGCTCTGCCCCCGTGCTCGTCTGTCTCCTCCCCTCTGGGCCACCCCCGCTCTcctacctccttccttcctcaacCCCCACACACCATGACTCCCACCTTCTTGGCCTTTCTGTGGCCGCACCCCCCGGCCCCCCAAGGCCCTCCTTCGGCTCCCCGGGAGCTGTGGTTCGAGGTGCAAGGCTCAGCGCTCATGCTGCACTGGCGCCTGCCTCAGGAGCTGGGGGGTCGAGGGGACCTGCTCTTCAACGTCGTGTGCAAGGAGTGCGGAGGCCAGCAGGAGCCGGGCAGCAGCGGGAGCACGTGTCGCCGCTGCAGGGATGAGGTCCACTTTGACCCCCGCCAGAGGGGCCTTACTGAGAGCCGAGTGTTAGTGGGGGGGCTCCGAGCACATGTGCCCTACATCCTGGAGGTGCAGGCTGTCAACGGGGTGTCTGAGCTCAGCCCGGAccctccccaggctgcagccATCAATGTCAGCACCAACCATGAAGGTGAGCCCTTCCTCAGCCTTCAGGGTGCCCTGCCTGGGCTCCCTAgcacccctgcccctctcccGCCGTGCAGCCCGCCTGCTGGAGCTCCATCCAGTCCACTCCACCCCCTGATGCTCCTGCTCCCAGGAATTCCCATCCCCCTAATGACCCTCCCCACTCCAGTCCCCTCCGCAGTGCCCGTGGTGCACCAGGTGAGCCGGGCATCCAACAGCATCACAGTGTCCTGGCCGCAGCCCGACCAGGCCAACGGCAACATCCTGGACTATCAGCTCCGCTACTATGACCAGGTGGGCAGCAGTGGGGCACCGCGACGGGGCTGGCGGCAGCTCCCAGTcctcagggtgggggctggaggtcAGCGGGGCCAAGGACAGGTGCAGGGGGCCTGCAGGGGGAGTGAGCCTGAGAGCCCAATGTCCAGGGAGGGTGGCTGGGCACGCGGGGGTCAGCAGGGGTgaaggggtgggcagggagtgAGTGGCTGTCACCCCCAGGCAGAAGACGAGTCCCACTCCTTCACCCTGACCAGTGAGACCAACACTGCCACCGTGACGCAGCTAAGCCCCGGCCACATCTATGGCTTCCAGGTGCGGGCAAGGACCGCTGCTGGCCACGGCCCCTACGGGGGCAAGGTCTACTTCCAGACGCTGCCTCAAGGTGAAGGAGCCTGGGTGGCCCAGTTTGCAGGGGGAGGCCCAACGGGGTAgggagggcaggcctggggaCTGTCCCAACCTTGCACCCTGACACAGTGTCCTCCAGACCGGAGGTTCTGTGGGAGAGGAAGGTGTTTGTGGCCAAGCTGACCTTAGGGGCTGCCtgtgtaggggtagggggaaTTGTGAGGTATGTGTAGGGTGGGGGATTGTGAGGTATGTGTGGGGTGGGAAgttgtgaggtgtgtgtgtgtagggtggGAGGTTGGGGGTTGTGTAGGGTGGGGGTTGTGGGTGtattgtgtgttgtgtgtgttgtgtgggTGTGGAGggttgtgtgtatgtatgtgagggGCATTCAGGGTGTGtagtgggtggctgggtgggtggtTGGGCACGTGGGCAGGTGCATGGGGAGGCCTAGCCCACCCGTGACCCCAGCGCTGGTCCCCCAGGTGAGCTGTCCTCCCAGCTTCCAGAGAGACTCTCCTTGGTGATCGGTTCCGTCCTGGGGGCCTTGGCCTTCCTCCTGCTGGCAGCCATCACCGTGCTGGCCGTGGTCTTCCAGCGGTgagccccaccctgcccagcgCGTTCACTCCTCCAGGCGCGACCCCAAGTCCTGCCAAGTCCTGGCAGCCCCGGCCACCAGCGCCCCTCccaccacccagccctgccctgggccccacgcaggggtgggaaggagaggcccggcatcccctccctccacggaagggtggggagggcaggggtggaaatgggagtgtCATTCCAGGCCCCTGTTTGCCCCTCAGGAAGCGGCGTGGGACGGGCTACACGGAGCAACTGCAGCAGTACAGCAGCCCAGGTGGGGTCGGGGGAGCTCAGGGGGCACCGGGGGCTCGGGCTgggtgcaggcagggctgggtgtcCCAAGGTCAGGGGGAGCTACTTATGCCGTTTTCCAGAAGTGAGAGGGCATGTCTGGGGTATGGGGGCAGCACTCGTTGCACCACACCCCATAATATCCCCCACACCCCTACAGGGCTCGGGGTGAAGTATTACATCGACCCCTCCACTTACGAGGACCCCTGCCAGGCCATCCGGGAACTTGCCCGGGAGGTCGATCCTGCATATATCAAGATTGAGGAGGTCATTGGGACAGGtactgcaggggctggggggtgagGATGGGAGGGCTGGGCTCCCTCGTGGGCCCCCCTTGGCCAGAGTCCCGTCTAAATACGTCAGGGCACTGTGAGCCTGTGGTCCTTCCTCGGCCCCCAACCTGCACCTGTCCTCCCAGGCTCTTTTGGAGAAGTGCGCCGGGGCCGCCTGCAGCCCCGGGGACGGCGGGAGCAGGCTGTGGCCATCCAGGCCTTGTGGGCCGGGGGTGCCGAGAGCCTGCAGATGACCTTCCTGGGCCGGGCGGCGGTGCTGGGCCAGTTTCAGCACCCCAACGTCCTGCGGCTGGAGGGCGTGGTCACCAAGAGCCGACCCCTCATGGTGCTGACGGAGCTCATGGAGCTCGGCCCCCTGGACAGCTTCCTCAGGGTCAGTCCAGCTTGGGCAAAGGAGGAGGGTCCTTGGGTGCAGGAAACCTGGGGTTCTCTGCTCTTCCAGGAGATGGGGCCCTGTCTTtgttcctcccaccccacctcccatgGTGTCATCCTTCCTTCCCAGGCCATTTCTGATTCCTGCGTCTGCACCCCCTGCCCTCTCATGCCGATGTCTGCTGTGCAGGGTCAAGGTCCCATCCCCGCCCTCACTGACCTCTGCCCCTTGCCCCTCAGCAGCGGGAGGGCCATTTCAGCAGCCTGCAGCTGGTGGCCATGCAGCGGGGAGTGGCCGCCGCCATGCAGTACCTGTCCAGCTTTGCCTTCGTGCACCGTGCGCTCTCTGCCCACAGCGTGCTGGTGAACAGCCACCTAGTGTGCAAGGTGGCCCGTCTTGGCCACAGTCCTCAGGTGAGAGCACAGCCCTGGGGCTTGGCACCCTTCAGCAGGTGCAGGAGGGTGAGCCGGCATCTAGGGTGGGCACCTCAGGTGGGATATCACAGTGTCTTAAGGGAGGCTCCCTGCTGTGGTGGGGAGGTAGAAGCCTGGTGAGGTGGGTATTGAGGGATTTCAAGGACCAAGGCAATGGAAGGGgactggggagggcaggagaccCGCAAGAATCTAGAACCatctcctgcccttcccccagtaTGGAGGTTGCACAGGCTCCAGAGTCAGCGCAGCCAGTGCAAATCCTGACCACTCCACTCtgagttctgtgaccttggacaagctcTTGTTCTCTGAGACTCAGCCTCTGCATCTGGAGAACCGAGATAATATCATCCGCCCTACAGGGTTGTTACGAGGATTAAACGAGATGCGTGGCGTAGAGCCCTAGACACACATCTGagcacatagtagttgctcaatcAATATGACTGTTGCTACGATTATTACTACTGTTGCTTTCGGCTTCACTCCTCAGGGCCCAGGTTGTTTGCTGCGCTGGGCGGCCCCGGAGGTCATCGCACACGGAAAGCATACAACAGCCAGTGACGTCTGGAGCTTTGGCATCGTCATGTGGGAAGTGATGAGTTATGGAGAACGGCCCTACTGGGACATGAGCGAGCAGGAGGTGAGCGCTGGCCTAGCCACTGCTGATTCCCCACCCCCGATCCCTCCCAGGCTGGAACATTCCAGGACTTCCATTCCTAATCCATTCAAGTTCTAAGATCTCATGTCTCTTGGACTCCATATCTTTAAGTTCCTTCCTGGCTCCAACCTCATGCTCTACTGGATTCCAGCCTATCCCCTTACCTCATCACATGCTCCCCTTCACTAGCCATAACTTTCCATTCTCACATTGTTCCTCTGACCCCCAGGTACTAAATGCAATAGAGCAGGAGTTCCGGTTGCCCCCACCTCCAGGCTGTCCTCCTGGACTACATCTGCTTATGTTGGACACTTGGCAAAAGGATCGTGCCCGGCGGCCTCACTTTGACCAGCTGGTGGCTGCATTTGACAAGATGATTCGCAAGCCAGACACCCTGCAGGCTGGCGGGGACCTTGGGGACAGGTCTGGAGCTTGGGGCTGGAGCCTGGGAAAGCCAGGGAGGGTAGATGCAAACCAAAAAGCAAACTGAGGAGAGGGGGCTGAGACGAAGAGGAGATCTTGACCCACTTGCCCCTCCCCCCTTAGGCCTTCCCAGGCCCTTCTGAACCCCGTGGCCCTGGACTTTCCCTGTCTGGACTCCCCCCAGGCCTGGCTTTCGGCCATTGGACTGGAATGCTACCAGGACAACTTCTCCAAGTTTGGCCTCTGTACCTTCAGTGACGTGGCTCAGCTCAGCCTGGAGTaagcagggagggggtggggcgaGTGCTCTGGGCCCCAGGCCAGGGGTCTTGTGGGGCATCGTGGAGACGCTGGCCCACGTTtgaccccctccctccccaccagagACCTGCCTGCCCTGGGAGTCACCCTGGCCGGCCACCAGAAGAAGCTGCTGCACAACATCCAGCTCCTTCAGCAGCACCTGCGGCAGCCGGGCTCAGTGGAGGTCTGAGGCCCGGGCAGGAAGCTGTGGACTGACACTGTCCCAACCCTGCCCTGGACACAGGCCGAGAAGGGACATGGCAGACGTGAGCCAGGCTCCCTCTCGGTCTCCGTGAGAGATGCCCACAGCAAACCCAGCTGTCCGACCAATGCTGCATCTCCAGCCCTCCGCCCCTCCACCCGCCTCCCCACATTAAAGGGAAAGAAGGGAATTGGCCGGTTTGGGTGTGGTGAGGCCTAAGTCTGCAGGGAAGGGCGGGGAGGCCTTGCAGAAGGAGCTGAGGGGCAGGGCGGGCAGGTGGCAGGCAGAGATGCAGAAGGGGAGCGGCAGGGAGCAGGAAACGACTTTATTATTGgaaggtggaaggtggaaggtggCAAGGTGGCAAGACTCTACCCTGCCGCACCCCACCCCGCCAGTCTCCCCGCGCTACACACCTTGCCACAAGCCCCGTGCCTGCCCTGCACCTGTCTGGAGCAACCTGGGAAGGGCCCTTTCCCTTCCCACTTATGACACTGGGTTGGACACGGGGTGCCCTGAGAGGGCCAGCCTGTCCTCAAGTGCTCTGACATGCAGTGGTGCTGTCAGAAGTGGGTGCTGAAGTGGGTGCTGAACGGGCAGTCACAGGCCCCTTGCACAGCGGGGTGTGGCGCACCCCTGGGCCGGCTCTGTCTGCCCTGGAGCTGGAGGGGTGGTGCGCACCTGGAGTAGCTGTTCCTGACAGGACACACATGCATCCCCTGGCGCTCTGGCGACTCTCCCTTCCCCCGTGGTTCCGGGAGAATAGACCTCTAGgtggttttggtttggttttgatgCTCCCAGAAAAATGAGAGCAACTTCCAGGAGGCCAAGCGGAGCCGGCCCTCAGATCTGGTATTCCCAGCCCTCCCAGTCCTCCAGGCCCCTGCTGATCAGCCCCCGCAGGTCCTTCCTCAGGGTCCCCTGCCGAAGCCTTTCCCAGTTGGCGCTGCTGCGGGAGGTACTTCGAGACACCGAGGGTGTAGGAAGGGACAGGTGGGAGCTGGAGGGGCAGCCCAGCTCTAGTTTTTCCACCGAGCCTTTGTCCAAGGCCTCGGAGTCCAGGTTGTGGAAGGCCTGGGCGTAGCGTAGGATCCGCTGCCGGTTCACGTCCTGCCTGTCTTCCACCCTGCAGAGTGCGGAGGACTTGAGAGGCAGCTGGGAATGCGAGAGCACCTCCAAGACTGAGGCTTGTCTATCTCCCGGCCCCACCACTGGTGGCCTTTTCCATTCTCTGTGGCCGGTGTGGGTGCTGGGGCCACCGACCCTTGGCAGCCAGGCCTCAGGAAGCAGCAGCTCTGGTCCTCCAGCTCCGGGGACACTGTGAGGGGTCCAAGCTCCTAACGGGGCCCTGTCCTCACCAGCTCGGTCAGCAGGCATGGGGCCCCTGGGAGCAGGAGGTGGTCCAAGCTGAGGGACACCATGCAGACAACACTGCTCAGGGGACACCCAGCCCCATGACACTCACCGCAGGAACCAGCGGTCCCCCAGGCCATACTCGCGCCCGCAGATCCCAGAGCGCGGCCACAGGCAGCGAGGCAGCTTCCGCTCCAGCATCACCGTGGTGGCCACGACCTGCGTGGGGGGGACAGAGGGGAAGTCAGATACGAGGCTGGACACAGACTGAGAGATGAGAGCTGTAGACTGAGAAGAAGGCGGGGGATGGAGGGGCGGCAGCTTAGCAACAGGAAACTCTGGAGCTCCTGGTTTCCCAGGGATGAGGAACAACCCCCTGATCTGGAAGGTGCTGTGAGCGTTGCCAATCTTCTCCTGTGGGAGAGAGTTGAAGGGACTTGTGCCCCACAATTCTTCACCCAGTGACCTGACATCCATGGCAAAGCCTGGCAGGTGCAGGAGGGtgtgcaggtgggaggtggggggatgcAGGAGGGTGTACAGGTGGGATGTGGGGGGATGCAGGCAGGATGCAGAAGGGATACAGGTGGGGTGCAGGAGGGTGTACAGGTGGGATGTGGGGGGATGCAGGCAGGATGCAGAAGGGATACAGGTGGGGTGCAGGAGGGtgtgcaggtgggaggtggggggatgcAGGCAGGATGCAGAAGGGATACAGGTGAGAtgcaggaggcagagagacctGTTCCAAAGAGAACAGGGGccagagcaaaggaaataaaaaggagtCTTAAGGGCTCCGGGATATTTTGTCCCTACAGACATAAAGTCCTCTTATAAACATCCCACTTAGcatgttaatatatattcatggagaaaatattttcccatttagtTAGCTTGGGTTTTCCACTCCATTTTATACACAGCACAATTAAATGCCTTTCAGTTTGGGggatttccatttttattttgctgaaattaattttttgagataAATTCTTTTCTAAGTATACAATTTTTAATGAGGATTTGATTCATCTAATGGTTTTCTGTCTCCATCACAATGATCTGACTGAGGATACCCTTAGCTGCAATAGGAAGTTTTTTTGTGGCATTATTTTTAACATGTCCAATTTTTCTGGGTCAAATTTTGCCGACTTAAATATTGCCAAGAAGACTTGATACTGCTGTATATTAGGGAACAGAATTTACTGGATGTGGTTTTTAGCCACTGTTAGCTTTATTTCTTGTTGATTATTTCAGAGAAGACTGAGGTTTTAATTGTGGAGGAAACTGTGAGGAGTTCTTTCCAGCTATCCTAGTATCACTCGGTTGTATTGCTAATCCGATTCTTCTGTACACCTTGCGTGATTTTATATACTGTGCAACGACTGTGCAAACATACATCGGGTTCTAAATATCCTGCCTGTATCTGAGCCTGACCGCTCCTTGGCAGGAAGGGCCTGGCTTGCACtaacccccagccccaggggctcACCTGGGCCCTCCAGAGCTCGTCCCGCTCATGGGCCACCCGCCAGTGTGTGTCTCCCATCATGGCGATGAGGAGGTTGAGCATGAGCAGCGTGGCGATGATGGCGAAGGCAGCATAGGTGACACTGTACATGATGGGCAGATCCACGCTGTAGTTGGCAGGGCCATCGATGATGGTGAGGAACAGCTCAAAGGTGCTGAACAGAGCCATGGGGTAATCGTAGAAGTGGCCCAGCTCTTCGGGGTCCTGGGTCTGGAAGATGACATAGAAGGCTGCTCCACCCAAGGGGGTGAGGGTTACCTTGGCAACCATATGGGTGACTTGCCCACACCCAGCTCACTGCTGCCCATGTTGGTCCTGTGCCCTCATCTCTGGTATCACCACTGCAGCCGCCCAGTGCTCCACACTTTGGGTTTTATGGTTCACATTCCCGATCTCGAGAGCCACCGCTGCCTAATGCTCCCCATTTTCTCTCACCTCTGGGGCATGTCCCATCTGCAGACATCGTACGGCCtcctccaatctctgcctcctctcccttccccaagtTCGGCCAGAGGCATCTGTGCTCTCTAGGTCCCTCAACCTCTCCCTCCCGCGGCCCCCGTCCTGGACAGATGATTTACCTGAAGCAAAGCCCAGGATGACCACAGCCATCAGCCAGCAGAACCGCATCAGGTCACCAAAGATCATctggggggaggaggcagagaacaTCTCCACATGTTCCCTGAGCAACTGCCCCCTCCGACCTCCAGTGAGTCTAACGTAGACAGGGGCGGCAAACTATGGCCCTCGGACCAACCCCACCTGGCCTGATTTGGTGTGGTCCTTGGACTAAGAATGGAtttgacattttcaaagaattgttaaaaaagaagaagatgatgaACAAGACCGTGTGCAGCTTGCAAAACCTAGAATGCCTACAATTTGGCCCTTTACAAAACTGTTTGCTGACCCCCTGCTCTGGGACCTTTGTCCAGGAAACTTGGGGGGAGGCACTGACCTTCTGGATCATGATGGTGAAGGGGCCCAGCATCTGGAATCCTCGGGCAAAGTACATGACATTGCACCAGCCCAGCACCAGGGCCAGGGACATGGGCACCACCTCCCCGTTGGTGTTGGTGAGCCGCATCACCATGGTCACCAGTACCATGAAGGCGTAGGTGAtgctgggggagggcagagggggtgATGAGAGAAGGTCTGGATGATCCGGGGGACCCGATGGCAAGAGTGGAACTGGATAGCACCCGCACACTCAGAGTCAGTCCTCACACGCTCAACACACAGGGTCACGCATGCACCGCTGGAGGGGCACCTCTGGAGCTGAGGTTCCTCAGAGGTCAGGGTTCCAGGAAGTGGAGCTGGAGCCCtggtgagggaggggctggggctgggagaaggagaCTCACATGAGGACATGAAATGGCCCCCCAAGGATGGTATGTCCAAAGAAGCGAGTGACCCCCATCCTGAGGATGTCTGGAATCTGGAGAGAAGTCAGGGAGACGCAAAGGGCGCTTGTAGACCAGAGCTTGAGCCGGATCCAGAGGCAGACAGTCTCACCCCGGGTCCCAGCCACACCTCACCTCCACCAGCAGGATGACCAGAGCCCCGATGACGGTCACCAGCTCCCCCACCAGCCGCATGTGATCCCTGGAGGTCACATAGGCTtcctgagggaggggaaggatggTCAAAGCATGCAGGGCTCCCAGCATCCGCCCTGCACATGCCCGGTTCCTGTGGCCACAGCCCATCGGAGCCTTTGCAACCTGTTAGGTTCAGCTGTTCTCAAAGGCTCCTCTTAGAGTAGGAGCATATGTGTGTGCTGTGGGTACTCTGAGTCCATACCCAGGTATTTGACATCAGGGTGAGGGGAGAAACGTGGGTACGAGGACAGGGAAGCAATACCCGTCTGAGAAAGAGCAGAGAGCCGAGCCCTGCCCATCCGCTACTCCCAGGGTGTCACCTGAAGCAGCTTCTGCTCCAGCAGGGTGTTGTCCCGGGAGCTGGTGCGGTTGGTGGTCCGGGGCTTGAGCGGGCGGTAGGCGCAGCACATGGTGAAGCAGACGATGTAGAGCAGGTAGACAGCCCCCAGCATGCAGAAGTACGGCCGCCCGTACCGCCGCCACTTGAGGCTCACCAGCTCCTTCACCGGGGTCTGGTCCAGGATCTGGcgagcctgggggaggagggagagcggGAGGCTCAGAGGCCTCCAGGGCTCCACCCATGCGTGTGTGCGAGGCCACAACAACCCCTACCCTTACCTCCCGCTTCTTGGTGGTGACAATGAGTTCCAGCAGGGACTGATCGTCCCCTGAGGAGTCGATCTCTGTGAGGTCGTAGAGGGTGGAGGTCAGCGGCCCGTATGTCCACTGGATGTGCTTCCGCTTCTGCATCAGGTGCTGGAACATC harbors:
- the TRPV6 gene encoding transient receptor potential cation channel subfamily V member 6 produces the protein MGLPLPKEKGLILCLWSKFCRWFQRQESWAQSRDEQNLLQQKRIWESPFLLAAKENDVQALNKLLKYKACEVHQRGAMGETALHVAALYDNLEAAILLMEAAPELVFEPMTSELYEGQTALHIAVVNQNVNLVQALLAHGASVSARATGAAFHRSPRNLIYFGEHPLSFAACVGSEEIVRLLIEHGADIRAQDSLGNTVLHILILQPNKTFACQMYNLLLSYDGRGDHLQPLEAVPNHQGLTPFKLAGVEGNTVMFQHLMQKRKHIQWTYGPLTSTLYDLTEIDSSGDDQSLLELIVTTKKREARQILDQTPVKELVSLKWRRYGRPYFCMLGAVYLLYIVCFTMCCAYRPLKPRTTNRTSSRDNTLLEQKLLQEAYVTSRDHMRLVGELVTVIGALVILLVEIPDILRMGVTRFFGHTILGGPFHVLIITYAFMVLVTMVMRLTNTNGEVVPMSLALVLGWCNVMYFARGFQMLGPFTIMIQKMIFGDLMRFCWLMAVVILGFASAFYVIFQTQDPEELGHFYDYPMALFSTFELFLTIIDGPANYSVDLPIMYSVTYAAFAIIATLLMLNLLIAMMGDTHWRVAHERDELWRAQVVATTVMLERKLPRCLWPRSGICGREYGLGDRWFLRVEDRQDVNRQRILRYAQAFHNLDSEALDKGSVEKLELGCPSSSHLSLPTPSVSRSTSRSSANWERLRQGTLRKDLRGLISRGLEDWEGWEYQI
- the EPHB6 gene encoding ephrin type-B receptor 6 isoform X1, translating into MATEGAARPGSRAAGMVCSLGVLLLVSSVLALEEVLLDTTGETSEIGWLTYPPGGWDEVSVLDDQRRLTRTFEACHVAGAPPGTGQDNWLQTHFVERRGAQRVHIRLHFSVRACSSLGVSGGTCRETFTLYYRQAEEPDSPGSVPAWHLKRWTKVDTIAADESFPPSSSSSSSSLAWAVGPHGAGQRAGLQLNVKERSFGPLTQRGFYVAFQDTGACLALVAVRLFSYTCPSVLRAFASFPETQASGAGGASLVAAVGTCVAHAEPEEDGVGGQAGGSPPRLHCNGEGKWMVAVGGCRCQPGHQPARGDKACQACPRGLYKPHPGDAPCSPCPARSHAATPAAPVCPCLQGFYRASSDPPEAPCTGPPSAPRELWFEVQGSALMLHWRLPQELGGRGDLLFNVVCKECGGQQEPGSSGSTCRRCRDEVHFDPRQRGLTESRVLVGGLRAHVPYILEVQAVNGVSELSPDPPQAAAINVSTNHEVPSAVPVVHQVSRASNSITVSWPQPDQANGNILDYQLRYYDQAEDESHSFTLTSETNTATVTQLSPGHIYGFQVRARTAAGHGPYGGKVYFQTLPQGELSSQLPERLSLVIGSVLGALAFLLLAAITVLAVVFQRKRRGTGYTEQLQQYSSPGLGVKYYIDPSTYEDPCQAIRELAREVDPAYIKIEEVIGTGSFGEVRRGRLQPRGRREQAVAIQALWAGGAESLQMTFLGRAAVLGQFQHPNVLRLEGVVTKSRPLMVLTELMELGPLDSFLRQREGHFSSLQLVAMQRGVAAAMQYLSSFAFVHRALSAHSVLVNSHLVCKVARLGHSPQGPGCLLRWAAPEVIAHGKHTTASDVWSFGIVMWEVMSYGERPYWDMSEQEVLNAIEQEFRLPPPPGCPPGLHLLMLDTWQKDRARRPHFDQLVAAFDKMIRKPDTLQAGGDLGDRPSQALLNPVALDFPCLDSPQAWLSAIGLECYQDNFSKFGLCTFSDVAQLSLEDLPALGVTLAGHQKKLLHNIQLLQQHLRQPGSVEV
- the EPHB6 gene encoding ephrin type-B receptor 6 isoform X2; protein product: MVAVGGCRCQPGHQPARGDKACQACPRGLYKPHPGDAPCSPCPARSHAATPAAPVCPCLQGFYRASSDPPEAPCTGPPSAPRELWFEVQGSALMLHWRLPQELGGRGDLLFNVVCKECGGQQEPGSSGSTCRRCRDEVHFDPRQRGLTESRVLVGGLRAHVPYILEVQAVNGVSELSPDPPQAAAINVSTNHEVPSAVPVVHQVSRASNSITVSWPQPDQANGNILDYQLRYYDQAEDESHSFTLTSETNTATVTQLSPGHIYGFQVRARTAAGHGPYGGKVYFQTLPQGELSSQLPERLSLVIGSVLGALAFLLLAAITVLAVVFQRKRRGTGYTEQLQQYSSPGLGVKYYIDPSTYEDPCQAIRELAREVDPAYIKIEEVIGTGSFGEVRRGRLQPRGRREQAVAIQALWAGGAESLQMTFLGRAAVLGQFQHPNVLRLEGVVTKSRPLMVLTELMELGPLDSFLRQREGHFSSLQLVAMQRGVAAAMQYLSSFAFVHRALSAHSVLVNSHLVCKVARLGHSPQGPGCLLRWAAPEVIAHGKHTTASDVWSFGIVMWEVMSYGERPYWDMSEQEVLNAIEQEFRLPPPPGCPPGLHLLMLDTWQKDRARRPHFDQLVAAFDKMIRKPDTLQAGGDLGDRPSQALLNPVALDFPCLDSPQAWLSAIGLECYQDNFSKFGLCTFSDVAQLSLEDLPALGVTLAGHQKKLLHNIQLLQQHLRQPGSVEV